The Deinococcus yavapaiensis KR-236 DNA window TGGGACCGCGCATGCTTTCACTTCACAATCTGCGGTACCTGCACCGCTTGGTGGAGCGCGCCCGCTCAGCGATCGAGCGCGGAGGCTACACCGAGTGGGCGTTTGCTTGGGGCGAGCGCTACTTCAAAGGCCGAATTCCTTCATGGTTCGCCGCGGCACTGGATTCTTCCTGCTAAGAATTCTTACCCACCTCTTAACTTGTCCCTTGCCCTCACATGTGGCGGCGATTGTAATTTTCGTGCGGAACGCTGCTGGTCGCTCTTTTCAGATTCGAATCATGAAGAGTGACGGTATCTTATCTTCTCATCTTAGACTTGACCTGGTGTTCTTCATACGAGTATCATCACCGTGATCCTGATCGTCCCCGATTCTCACAAAGTGAGAGGAGCGATCTGGGTCGCGCGAAGATTCATCCGACGTCATGCATTGGGAGAGGAAACTCGGCAACTCGCCCCAGCGTCTTCTCAAAGTCGGAAGGATACAAGCGCGACAAGAGGGGGTTTGGTATGAAATTGAAGGCTCTTCTCACGTTGACCGCCGCGCTGTCGTTCGGCGTTGCTGCTGCCCAAGAGTCCGCGCCCGCGGCTCCGGCACAAGCGCCTGCGACGGCAGCCCCGGCGCTCAGCGACGTTCCCGCTGGCCACTGGGCCAAGGACGCCGTTGATCGCCTTGTTCAGCAAGGAATCGTTCTGGGCTTCCCGGACGGTACGTTCCGCGGCACCCAGAGCTTGACTCGCTATCAAGCGGCCGTCATTATCGCTCGCTTGCTCGACCAAATCGCCAAGAACGAGCCCGCCGTGCAGCAACTTGATCCGGAAACGATCACGTCGCTGCAAAACGCCGTTCAAGAACTCGCCGCCGACCTCGCGGCGCTCGGCGTCCGCGTCGCAGACCTCGAAGAGAACGCCGCGACCAAGGACGACCTGTCCACCCTCGAAGAGACGATCAACTCGTCCGTCGACTCCAAGATCGAAGAGGCCATCAACAACCTCGAGATCCCGGGTAGCAACGACGACGCGATCGAAGAACTGCGTGCGTCCATCGACGAAGTCAACACGCGCATCGAAGAGCTTTCGGGTCGCGTGGACGAAGTCGCCGGTAGCGTCGACGAAGTGTCGGGTCGCGTGGACGAAGTCGCCGGTAGCGTCGACGAAGTGTCGGGCCGCGTGGACGAAGTCGCCGGTAGCGTCGACGAAGTGTCGGGCCGCGTGGACGAAGTCGCCGGTAGCGTCGACGAAGTGTCGGGTCGCGTGGACGAAGTGTCGGGCCGTGTGGACGAAGTCGCCGGTAGCGTCGAAGACCTCACCGGTCGCGTGGACGAGCTCGCCGACAACTACGACGCGCTTCGCGCCGATGTCGACGATGCCGCCAGCAGCATCGCCGCGCTCAACGACCTCACCGTCTTGCTCAACCAAGACATCCTGAGCCTGCAAGACCGCGTGAGCGCGATCGAAGCCGACTACGTGCCTCGCGCCGACTTCGACAACCTCACCGCTCGCGTCGGTGCGGTCGAGACGCGCGTCACGACGGCCGAGACGAACATCACCAACCTGACGAATCAGGTCAACCAGCTCAACCGCTTCGCGTTCCGCGTGTCGGGCAACATCTCGCTGTCGTACTACCAAGCGCAGACCTTCGGCGATCTCGATCAAGACTTCGACATCGACCGCTTGCTGCCCGGTACCAACCTCAGCTCCGGCACGAACGGCGCGGACAACTCGAACCCGCGTGACTTCGCCGACTTCGCCCGTAACACGGGCAACGTCGTCAACACGCGCGACAACTTCGCCTCGACCAACTCGGGCGACCGTTCGGGCGCGGCGAGCGTCGGCGCGAGCGTCAGCTTCGGCTTCCTCAACAACCCCGTGCTGCGCGGAGCCAACAACACGACCCTCACCTTCGGGATTCGTCCTCAGAACGGCTCGGGCACGCTGACGGCCGCTCCTGATGGTGCCCTCGAGTCCGCGCCGCTGGTGTTCTTCGTCACTGGCCTCGCGTCGAACTTCACGTTCGGAAACGCTCCTGTGACGATCACGGCGGGCCTGTCGCCCACGGTGAAGTTCACGGAGTACGTGTTCGACAACGACGTGAACAGCCGCGGCCCCGGCATCGTCGCCACGGTCGACGGTTCGAACTTGCCCGTCATCGGCGCTTTCCGCCCGACGATCACGGCGACGTTCGGCACCACGAACAACTCCAACATCGGCGTTCCGGCGACCGTGAACGCTCCCATCACGCCCACCCCGGCGAGCGGCCCGACCACGTCGCCCGTCAACGTCGCGGCTGGCGCTGCCAACTACTTCGGCGTTCGCGCGGCGATCACGCCGATCGACACGCTGCGCCTCGGCATCAACTACGTCCAAGAAGGCTTCAACGCCAACGGCGGCGTCGTTCCGGGCACGGCCACGACGCTTCCCGTGCAACTCGGCTACCAAGGCGTTGCGGGCGCCACGGGCCGTACGGTCTTCGGCCTGAGCGCCAACGGTGGCCTCGCGGGCGTCAACATCGACAGCGAGTACGTCACGAGCCAGTTGAACGGCACGAGCCAAACCGATCAAGCGTTCTACGCTCGCGTTGGCACGACGATCGCCGGCATCTCGCTCGGTGCGAACTTCCGTAGCATCGACCCCGACTTCGCCAATGGCGGCGTCACGACGGGTAGCCCCACCAACGCTGGCTTGTCCACGGACGGCTTGCGTCCCGACTCGAACGGCGACGGCGTGTTCGGCGGCGCGGGCGACAACAACCAAGCGTTGTTCGGCGCCAACCAAACGGGCTTCGGCGTGCGCGCTGGCGTCACCATCGCTGGCATCGACCTGCGCGGCTACTTCGACCAATCCGCTCCCTACACCACCTTCGGCACCATCGGTACCACGAGCGGCGCCAACGGCACCGGCACGCGCTTCGGTGCGAGCCTCGCCACGACGCTCGGCCCCGTGACGGTGGGCGGCTACTTCGAAAGCCGCTCGGACAACGACGGCGTGGGCGTGGCTGCCGCGCAACGCTTCGGCGTCGGCGCGACCGTCGCCCTCCCGGCTGGCTTCCGCGCCTCGGCGGGCTACAACCAAGCGTCGGAAGGCGGCGTGCAAGTCGAAACGACGGGCTTCTTCGCCGGCGCCTCGGCCCTCGGCATCGACCGCAACATCGTCGTTCCGGCCGCCATCACGGCCGCCCTGCCGACGGTGCCCGCGTTCGCCGCGACGCCCCTCTCGGGCTTCGTGCCCGCTATCCCTGGCTCGAGCAACACGTTCTTCGGCGTGACGCTCCGTCACGACGGCACGGCGTCCGACGCGCTCATCCGCGGCCTCAACCTCGACTTCGGCTACCGCAGCCAATTCCGCGCGGCGACGGGCGGCTTCACCCGCACGGTCCTCAACGCGGGCGCCTCGTACAGCGGCAACCTCCTCGGTGCGACGCTCAACGCGGGCGGCGCTTACATCGCCGACAACTACGGCAGCGAGACCTCGGCGACGACCGACTCCAGCACGACCCTCATCGCCGCTGCTTCGCTCACCACGCCGACCTTCGACTTCATCTTCCGCCCGGCCCTCACGGCCGAAGTGCAAACGGCTTCGCGCGCCTTCCAAGCGCAAGCCTACACGGCCAGCTTGACGCGCACCGCCTTCGGCGTGACGCTCAACGACGTGTTCGGCCTCGCCAACACGACGGCCAGCGTTCAAGCGGCGAACCTCGACACGAACAACGTCATCTACAACGTGTTCACGTCGGGCGGCGCGGGTAGCTTCTCGCCGAGCGCCGCCGCTGGTGCCAACAACCTCCGCGGGATCTACACGAACCTCGCGATCGGTGGCGCCAACGTCTCGTACGGCCTCTTCACGCTCACGACGGACAGCGACGCCGCCGCGCCCCAAAGCACGACCGGCCAAGCGTTCCGCGTCAGCTACAACATCCCCCTCACGTTCTAAGCCTCAGCGCTTCGAACTTCGACTCCCCGCCTCGCGCGGGGAGTTTTCGTGTCTTTATAATTCGAGTCATGATCGCCGTATTCGGACATACCAACCCGGACACCGACGCCATCACCGCCGCGATGGTGTACGCGAACTTCTTGCGACGCACCGGAAAGGCGGCGGCGGCGTACCGCCTCGGAGAACTCAACAAGGAGACGGAGTTCGTCTTGCGCGCCGCGGGAGTCGAGGCGCCGCCTGTCTTGACGGACCTGCCTGGCGGTTCGACCGTCGCGCTCGTCGATCACAACGAGAGCGCCCAATCCGCGCCGAGCCTTGACGAGTCGAGCGTGAAGTTCGTCGTGGATCACCATAAGCTGGGTGACCTCAGCACGAACGAACCGATCTTCATGCGCTTCGAGCCGGTCGGGAGCACGGGCACGATCCTCACGAAGATGCACCGCGAGGCGAACCTCGCGATCCAACCGCTCGATGCACGCTTGATGCTGTCGGCCATTCTTTCGGACACCTTGCACTTTCGCAGCCCGACGACGACGCCCGAGGACCGCGAGGTGGTGTCGTACCTCGCGCAGATCGCCGACGTTGGTGATATCGGGGCCTACGCGGGCGAGATGTTCGCCGCGAAGAGTGATCTTGGTGACGTGCCCGCCGAGCGCCTCTTGAAGATGGACTACAAGGTGTTCGAGTTTGCCGGGAAGCCGTACGGATTGGGCGTTGTCGAGACGACCAACCCCGGCTACGTGATGGGGCGGGCGTCGGAGTTGCTCGCGGCGATGGACCGTGAGAAGGCCGAGGCGAACCTCGCGGGCGTGTTGCTGTCGGTCGTCGACATTCTCAACGAGACGAACAAGACGCTCGTGTTGAGCGCGACCGAAGAGAAGGTGTTGCGCGAAGCCTTCGGCGCTGGGATCGAAGGGCAAGTTGCAGACCTCGGGTCGCGCATTTCGCGCAAGAAGCAAGTTGTGCCGACGCTGGAGGCGTACTTCGGGTCTTGAGTCACGTCGATTGGTTGTTCTCCCGCCAACGCTTTGGCGTCACGCCGGGCTTGGGACGTGTTGGGGCGTTGCTGGATGCGCTCGGCTTGAGGCGACCGCCCTTCGACGTCATCCTCGTGGGAGGCACGAACGGCAAGGGCAGCACGAGCGCAACCCTGGCGAGCATTCTGACGGCATCGGGACGCCGGACGGGCTTGTTCACCTCTCCGCATCTCACGCGCTTCTCCGAGCGCTTCGTGGTGAATGGGACCGAACTGCCCGAGCTTGTCGTAGACGCGGCGCTCGGGGAGGTTCGGCCCCTCGCGGAGCAAGTGGGTGCGACGTTCTTCGAGATCGTGACGGCGCTCGGCGTGAAGCTGTTCGCCGACGCTCGTGTGGACGTCGCTGTCATGGAAGTCGGGCTGGGCGGACGACTGGACGCGACGAACGCGCTGGACCCTCTCGCGAGCGTCGTGACGAACGTCGGTTTGGACCACGTGGAGGTGCTCGGCTCGAGCGTGGAGGAGATCGCTCGCGAGAAGCGCGGAATTCTGCGCCCGCATCGGCTCGCCGTGACTGCCGTGACGGGAAGGCCCTTGGCCTTGCTCGAAGAGATGCGGGCAGACTTGTGGGCGCTCGGGCGGGAAGCGACGTTGGAGACGCGCTTCCTCGGGTGGGAAGGGTGGGACGTTCGCTTGCGTGATTCCTCGGGTGAGCTGGCCTTCGAGACGCCGCTGCTCGGCCTGCACGGGGCGAGCAATGCCGCGTTGGCTGCCCTGCTCGCGCGTCGGTTGGGCGTGGTGGACACGGCGATCGTTGCGGGCGCGCGGGCCACAAGGTGGTCCGGTCGGATGGAGCGGTTGCCGTGGCGGCGTGGTCACATGTTGCTCGATGGAGCACACAATGCCGATGGCGTGCGAGCGCTGGTCAGCGCGCTACGGCGTCTGGGCGTGGAGCGCGTCCCGGTCGTGTTCGGTGTGGCGAGGGACAAGGACATCCGCGAACTTGCTCGCGCCTTGCAGGAAATCGCCTCGGAAGTGATCGTGACGCGGGCTCTGCTCTCGCCCAGGTCGGCCGATCCCGAGGAACTCGCGCGTCTTTTCTCGGTGCCCGTGAAGGTCGCTTCGACGCCCGCCGAAGCGCTCGCACGGCTTCCCGACGTCCCGGACGGGCTCGCCGTCGTGGCAGGAAGTCTCTACCTGCTGGGCGAAGTCCGGCCCCTCGTCTTGGGCGAGTCGGGCGAGGCGCGCGAGCGTTGGCAGTGAAGCGCCGAGCTGAGAACGCGAGGACCGTGATTCGGGAATCGTTGGTACGCTGAAGGGCATGACTTCAATCGACGAGCTGAAGACGCTGTTGGGTGTCGTGAGCGATTTGAACGCGGCCAACGGACTGTTGTCGTGGGAGCAGGAGACCATGATGCCGCCCGCCGCCGCGCGCGTTCGCGGCCTACAGATTGCGACGCTGGCCAGCGTCGCGCACGAGAAGTTCACGTCTGAACGCATCGAGCAACTGCTGGCCGCACTCGAAGGCGCCAACCCCGGAGGCGACGACGCGGCGCTCGTGCGCGCGACGCGCCGTGACTACGACCGGGCCACGAAGCTTCCCGTCGAGTTCGTCGAGGAGCGTGCGCGGACGCAGAACGAGGCGCACCACGCTTGGATCGAGGCGCGCGCGAAGAGCGACTTCAAGACGTTCGCGCCTTATCTCGCGAAGATGTTCGACCTCGCTCGGCGTTACGCGGATTTCGTGGGGTACGAGGCGCATCCGTACGACGCGTTGCTGGACGACTACGAGCCGGGCGCGCGCGCCGAGGAAATCCGTCGCGTCTTCGGTCAACTGCGCGAAGAGACCCTACCGTTGCTGAGGGCGATCGTGGCAGCGGGTGACGCGACGGATTACGACGTGCTGACCCGTGACTTCCCGATCGATCTTCAGCGGACGTTCGCCCTCGAAGTCGCGCGCGACTTCGGTCTCGACCCGGAGTTCTCGCGACTCGACGTGAGCGCGCACCCGTTTCAGACGAACTTCAGCCGTGACGACATTCGCATCACGTCGCGCTTCGACGCTCGGTACTTTCCGATGAGCTTGTTCGGAACGTGGCACGAGACGGGCCACGCCATGTACGAGCGCGGCGTGTCGGCGGCCTTCGAGCGAACGCCGCTTTCGAGCGGAGCGAGCCTCGGCGTGCACGAAAGTCAGTCTCGATTGTTCGAGAATCTCGTGGGACGCTCGCGCGCCTTTTGGGAAGTTTATTTCCCGCGTTTTCAAGAGCTTTTTCCCGAACAGCTCGCCGACCAGACGGGCGAAAGCATCTACAAGGCCGTGAACCGCGTGCAGCCGAGCCTCATTCGCGTGGAGGCGGACGAGGTGACGTACAACTTCCATATCATGCTGCGCTTCGAGCTCGAGCTCGACCTGCTCGAAGGACGGCTCGCGGTGGCCGATTTGCCCGAGGCGTGGAACGCGAAGATGGCCGAGTACTTGGGAGTCACGTCGCCGAACGACGCGGATGGCGTCTTGCAGGACATCCACTGGTCGTCCGGGCTCATCGGGTACTTTCCGACGTACAGCCTCGGCAACTTGCTGAGCGTGCAACTGCTCGAGGCAGCCAAGAGCGCCGATTCTGCTGTTGCCGAAGGCTTGCGCGCGGGCCGCTTCGCGCCGCTACTGTCGTGGCTGCGCGAGAACGTGCACCGCTTCGGTCGCTCGCTGCTGCCGCGCGAAATCACCGAGCGCGCGACGGGCAAACCGCTGGAGGCGGGAGCGTACGTGCAGTATCTCAAGTCGAAGTACGCCGACATCTACGGCTTGAACTCGTGAGATGAACGAGGCGCGGGACCACCCCGTTTCAGGTGGTCCCGCCTCGTAGGTGTGCTCAAACAGCTTGGCGACGTTCGGCGTGCGCGATAAGGTAGGCGCGGGTGGCGTCGAGCCAGGCACGTGCGAGGCCGCTGTGCGGATGTTGGCGAGCTTGGAGGGCGCTTGCGGTGCGGTCGAGGTGCCGTTCGACTTGCCGCAGGGCAAGCGAGCCGCCTTCGTTTTCGACCTCGATCAAGGTGTTCATCACGAGCGTCGGATGGACTTTACCGACTTTGATGGTGTGAGCGATCGTCTCCAATGCGCGCATAACTCTCCTCCTCAGAAAACCCTTAATGTATTCTGATCTTAACGTACTCATTCGCCAATTGCAATAGAGCGACCCCTTATTCTGTCTTGACCAGATCGCAGAGCAGTGTTACACTCCGACTAACGGTGGGCCATTCTGTCAAGACCCAACCCGATCGGCGCCGCCCCAAGGGACGACGTCGCAGCCAGGAGGTGGCCATGAAATTGCACGAACGATTGCGCGAACTTCGCAGCGAGCGCGGGCTGCGGCTCAAAGACGTCGCCGAGATGGCGGGCATCAGCGTTCCGTATCTTAGTGACCTCGAGCGCGGACGCACGAACCCCAGTCTCGAAACGCTTCAAACGCTTGCCGGCGCGTACAGCATCACCGTTCACGATCTGCTCGAAGGCGTCGAGTTCTACGGCAGTCCCACGACGGGCGCCTTGCCCAAGGGGCTCTCGGACCTCGTGAACGACCCCGTCCTCGGTGTTCAGATCACGCCCGACTGGGTACAGACCCTCGCACGCATCGAGTTGCGCGGCAAGCGCCCGCGCGACAAAGGTGACTGGTACGAGATTTATCTGCACCTCAAGCGCATTCTCGACTGAATCATCAGATCTCACGTTTCGAAGAGTCCGGCATGTTGCATACTGCTGGGCTCTTCGTCGCTATAGTGGTGAGAAGCTTATGAAGAAGATTGTTCGTTTCACCCTGCTCGGACTCGGCCTCCTCGTTCTCGGCGCTTGCGCCCCCGCTCCTGCCGGCTCCGGCATCTCCTCCCCGATCGCCGCCTCGGCTCTGCAAACTGTCACCGTTCGCCCCGGCCAGAACCTTTTCGTCTCCACTCTTCTCAATCCCACTTATCTCGGAATCGACGACAGCCAAATCGACGCGACCGTGCCCGTCAATTGGGAGCGTCGCGACGTCAACAACAACGTTCAGAGCATCGAGACCCCCATCGACTGGATCCTTCTCGGAGAACCCGACGTTCCCGCCGGATGGAGCATCAGCCTCGCGAAGGCCGAACTCGTCCGCCAGATCCTATCGACGCGTGAAGACCGCGCGCGCGGTGAAACGTCCATCCGTTACCGCGATCAAGTTCGCCTCGTGTACAACGTCAAAGTTCCGCAAAACGCCCCCGAGGACGTGTACAATCTGAGCTTCAAGCTGCGCGCCCTCCCCAAGGAAGCGCAGCCGGCGATTTTGATCGTCAACGTCGAAAAGAACGCGAAGTAAGCTTCACATAATACGCTTGCCGAGCAAGCTTTCCGCCATGCCCACCATCAGGTGGGCTGTTTGGTTTTGAGCGTCGAGAATCGGATTGACTTCCACGATGTCCATGCTCGTCACGCGCCCGCTTTCGGAAAGCAACTCCATCAGCAGATGTGCTTCGCGGTAAGTGAGACCTCCGGGTACCGGCGTGCCGACTCCCGGAGCGAACGAGGGATCGAGGGCGTCCGCATCGAACGACACGTGCACGCGCTTCAAGTCCGAGAAGCGCTCCAACGTCTCCTCGGTGATGCGCGTCATGCCGAGCTGATCGACTTCCTTCATGGTGTACACGGTGATGCCGTGCTCGCGCACGAGGTCACGCTCGCGGCGATCCACGCTGCGAATGCCGATCATGACGATGTCCTCGGGCCGCATGCGCCAACCGCCGCCGATGGACGAGAGGTGCTCGTCGCCCAAGCCGACGAGATGTGCGACGGGCATGCCGTGGATGTTGCCGCTGGGACTGCTGCTCGGCGTGTTGAAATCCGTGTGCGCATCCACCCAGATCAAGCCCGCGCGCTCGCCACGGGCCGCGCCGGGCACCGTGCCCATGCTGATCGAATGGTCGCCGCCGAGTGAAATGGGGAAGACGTCGCTCGGCAAATCCAAAAGCCGCTGACACGTGCTCGAGCACGCCGAGAGAATCGCGTCGAGGAAGATCAAACCCTGATTCTGATGCTTGTCGAGGGTCTCGGGAATCGGAACGGTCACGTCTCCCAAATCGCGCACGACATGCCCCACGTCGCGCAGGGCAGCGGCGAGGCGCGCGTTGCGCAAAGCGCTGGGACCCATGTCAACTCCGCGACGGCCCGCGCCGAGATCCATCGGAACGCCGAGGATGGCAATATTCATGAAAGCCACTCTAGCAAGGCGCGCTCGGTATGCCTCACGGCGAGAAAAAGCACGGCGTCCGCTCGTCGCACATCCTGGAAAACACTGTTGGAGACGAACGCTAGGAAAGAGCGCGTGTATGAAGATGCGACTTCCAATCGAGACGCGCGCCTCCATAGACCCCCTCGTCAAGCCTTAAGATACGGAGATGACGAACGAAGCCCCTATTCTCAATGTCGCGCGATTGCTGCGCTCTCAAGGAGACGTCGAAGTCTCCGGCGAGCTGAGCGAGCTGCGCTACGAACAAGGCGGTGAGGAGCGCGTCCTGCGCTTCGCCGAGCCTGCCAAATTCCAACTGTCCGCCAACACCCTCGGCGGAGACGACATGTGGCTCTCGGGGCGCTTCCGCCCCACGTTGGTGCTGGAGTGCGGCCGTTGCTTGCGGCCGGTCGAGACGCCCGTAGGCGTCAAGGTCGGCACCCTGATGCGCTATGACCCCAGCGTCACCGAGCCGCACCTCGACGAGGGGGAGAGCGGTGAGGAAGTCTTCTTGTTCGGCGATACGAACGTCGACCTCAGCGCCCTGCTCGCCGAAAGCACCCTGGTCGAGGCGCCCGCCGTCGTGCTGCACGACCCGAATTGCAAAGGATTGTGCCAAGTGTGCGGCACGGACCTCAACGACTCGACGTGCGCCCACGAGGCCGTCGTACCCATCGAAGCGCCCGGTCAGGCGCACGAATTGCACCTCGAAGAAGACTCGCCGTTCGCGAAGTTGCGCGGCCTCGAACTTCCCGACGAGTGACGTTGACCTCCACTGCCCGCCGGACGAACGTCCGGCGGGTTTCGCGTTCCGGGACCTCCTCGTTCCACTACACTCGGGCCATGACCGAGTCGACGCCTCCCGACCCCCCGATCCTCACGCACTTCCGCGACGGCGAACCGCGCATGGTGGACGTCACCGACAAGGCTCCCACCGTGAGAAGCGCGACCGCCGAAGCCTGGGTACGCCTGCCGCCCGAGGCGAGGCGAGCTTTGGAAAGCGGCACGAATCCGAAGGGCGATCCTCTCGGCGTCGCGCGTCTCGCGGCCATCACGGGCGCGAAGCGCACCTCCGACCTCGTGCTGCTGTGTCATCCCTTGCCGATTTCCGGCGTGGACGTCGACGTGACGCTGAACGAGGAAGGCGTGCATGTTGTCGCCACGGTGCGCACGACGGGACGTACGGGCGTCGAGATGGAAGCCCTCACGGCGGTCACGGCGGCCGCCCTCAACGTCTACGACATGCTGAAGGCGGCCAGCAAGGCCATCGAGATCGACTCGGTGCGTTTGTTGTCGAAGAGTGGCGGCAAAAGCGGGGACTTCGTCCGAGCGCCCTAGCTCGGCTCCCGACTGAAGTCTTCCTCGCATCGGAGGACGGGAGGCCCGTTAGACTGAGCGGGTGAAGGTCGCTTTGCTCGATACCCTCGGCTCCCGCTACTTGCGGTTCTGGGAGCCTTACCTCGCCGACCTCGGCGTGGACGTCGCTCGGCCGACGCTGCCGAAGCGCGACGCTTATGAACTCGGACGTGAATCGCTGCCCGGAGAGGCGCCGCCCGTTCAACTCGCCTTGGGGCGCATTCTCGAACTCTCGCAGGCATCCCGTGCGGACGCCGTGCTGATGCCCGAACGCACGAGCGTCGCGGGCGATCCGTGGGGCGCCGCCTTCGCCGACGTCTTGTCGCGGCGCGTCAGCAGCCTTCCCGCCCTGCTGCCCGTTCCCGCGAGCGGAGACGCCGCCGCGTCGGCCGCGACGGAACTCGGCGTGCGCCTCACGGGCAATCCGGGACTCGTGCGCCGCGCCCTCGACCGGCGCCGTCCGCTGCTGACGCCACCACGCGAAACCATGCCGAACCTGACCGCGGCGAGTCGCCACACCCTCGCCGTGATCGGCCCGGAAGACCTGTTGGGCGAGCCTTTCTTGCTGGGCACGCTGCCCGCCGAGTTGGAGGCCCTCTCGATTCACGCGGTGTTCTCGACGCAAGTTCCCCGCGACATCCTGGCCGAACGCGGCTTGCGCGCGGGCGGCGCGACGCCTGCCGAGCGCGAGTTCGTCGGAGCTTTCCAAACCCTGGAAGGCAAGGGCCCGGTGCGCGGCTCCATTCTCGCCGTGCCCACGTCCGCCGCCGCTTACCGCACGTTCGCCGAGAAGGTCGCCAAGACGGCCCACAAGCCCGTCCTCGTGTTGGACGTGTCACCCGACCGTGACGACTGGAGCGAGGTGCGCGCCTTCGTGAACCGAGTGGCGCTCGGGGCGAGCAGTCGCTCGGCCACGAAAGGAGACGATTGATGCTGCGCTCCTTTTGGCGC harbors:
- a CDS encoding S-layer homology domain-containing protein, whose amino-acid sequence is MKLKALLTLTAALSFGVAAAQESAPAAPAQAPATAAPALSDVPAGHWAKDAVDRLVQQGIVLGFPDGTFRGTQSLTRYQAAVIIARLLDQIAKNEPAVQQLDPETITSLQNAVQELAADLAALGVRVADLEENAATKDDLSTLEETINSSVDSKIEEAINNLEIPGSNDDAIEELRASIDEVNTRIEELSGRVDEVAGSVDEVSGRVDEVAGSVDEVSGRVDEVAGSVDEVSGRVDEVAGSVDEVSGRVDEVSGRVDEVAGSVEDLTGRVDELADNYDALRADVDDAASSIAALNDLTVLLNQDILSLQDRVSAIEADYVPRADFDNLTARVGAVETRVTTAETNITNLTNQVNQLNRFAFRVSGNISLSYYQAQTFGDLDQDFDIDRLLPGTNLSSGTNGADNSNPRDFADFARNTGNVVNTRDNFASTNSGDRSGAASVGASVSFGFLNNPVLRGANNTTLTFGIRPQNGSGTLTAAPDGALESAPLVFFVTGLASNFTFGNAPVTITAGLSPTVKFTEYVFDNDVNSRGPGIVATVDGSNLPVIGAFRPTITATFGTTNNSNIGVPATVNAPITPTPASGPTTSPVNVAAGAANYFGVRAAITPIDTLRLGINYVQEGFNANGGVVPGTATTLPVQLGYQGVAGATGRTVFGLSANGGLAGVNIDSEYVTSQLNGTSQTDQAFYARVGTTIAGISLGANFRSIDPDFANGGVTTGSPTNAGLSTDGLRPDSNGDGVFGGAGDNNQALFGANQTGFGVRAGVTIAGIDLRGYFDQSAPYTTFGTIGTTSGANGTGTRFGASLATTLGPVTVGGYFESRSDNDGVGVAAAQRFGVGATVALPAGFRASAGYNQASEGGVQVETTGFFAGASALGIDRNIVVPAAITAALPTVPAFAATPLSGFVPAIPGSSNTFFGVTLRHDGTASDALIRGLNLDFGYRSQFRAATGGFTRTVLNAGASYSGNLLGATLNAGGAYIADNYGSETSATTDSSTTLIAAASLTTPTFDFIFRPALTAEVQTASRAFQAQAYTASLTRTAFGVTLNDVFGLANTTASVQAANLDTNNVIYNVFTSGGAGSFSPSAAAGANNLRGIYTNLAIGGANVSYGLFTLTTDSDAAAPQSTTGQAFRVSYNIPLTF
- a CDS encoding manganese-dependent inorganic pyrophosphatase — protein: MIAVFGHTNPDTDAITAAMVYANFLRRTGKAAAAYRLGELNKETEFVLRAAGVEAPPVLTDLPGGSTVALVDHNESAQSAPSLDESSVKFVVDHHKLGDLSTNEPIFMRFEPVGSTGTILTKMHREANLAIQPLDARLMLSAILSDTLHFRSPTTTPEDREVVSYLAQIADVGDIGAYAGEMFAAKSDLGDVPAERLLKMDYKVFEFAGKPYGLGVVETTNPGYVMGRASELLAAMDREKAEANLAGVLLSVVDILNETNKTLVLSATEEKVLREAFGAGIEGQVADLGSRISRKKQVVPTLEAYFGS
- a CDS encoding bifunctional folylpolyglutamate synthase/dihydrofolate synthase, encoding MSHVDWLFSRQRFGVTPGLGRVGALLDALGLRRPPFDVILVGGTNGKGSTSATLASILTASGRRTGLFTSPHLTRFSERFVVNGTELPELVVDAALGEVRPLAEQVGATFFEIVTALGVKLFADARVDVAVMEVGLGGRLDATNALDPLASVVTNVGLDHVEVLGSSVEEIAREKRGILRPHRLAVTAVTGRPLALLEEMRADLWALGREATLETRFLGWEGWDVRLRDSSGELAFETPLLGLHGASNAALAALLARRLGVVDTAIVAGARATRWSGRMERLPWRRGHMLLDGAHNADGVRALVSALRRLGVERVPVVFGVARDKDIRELARALQEIASEVIVTRALLSPRSADPEELARLFSVPVKVASTPAEALARLPDVPDGLAVVAGSLYLLGEVRPLVLGESGEARERWQ
- a CDS encoding carboxypeptidase M32, encoding MTSIDELKTLLGVVSDLNAANGLLSWEQETMMPPAAARVRGLQIATLASVAHEKFTSERIEQLLAALEGANPGGDDAALVRATRRDYDRATKLPVEFVEERARTQNEAHHAWIEARAKSDFKTFAPYLAKMFDLARRYADFVGYEAHPYDALLDDYEPGARAEEIRRVFGQLREETLPLLRAIVAAGDATDYDVLTRDFPIDLQRTFALEVARDFGLDPEFSRLDVSAHPFQTNFSRDDIRITSRFDARYFPMSLFGTWHETGHAMYERGVSAAFERTPLSSGASLGVHESQSRLFENLVGRSRAFWEVYFPRFQELFPEQLADQTGESIYKAVNRVQPSLIRVEADEVTYNFHIMLRFELELDLLEGRLAVADLPEAWNAKMAEYLGVTSPNDADGVLQDIHWSSGLIGYFPTYSLGNLLSVQLLEAAKSADSAVAEGLRAGRFAPLLSWLRENVHRFGRSLLPREITERATGKPLEAGAYVQYLKSKYADIYGLNS
- a CDS encoding helix-turn-helix domain-containing protein yields the protein MKLHERLRELRSERGLRLKDVAEMAGISVPYLSDLERGRTNPSLETLQTLAGAYSITVHDLLEGVEFYGSPTTGALPKGLSDLVNDPVLGVQITPDWVQTLARIELRGKRPRDKGDWYEIYLHLKRILD
- the rocF gene encoding arginase — its product is MNIAILGVPMDLGAGRRGVDMGPSALRNARLAAALRDVGHVVRDLGDVTVPIPETLDKHQNQGLIFLDAILSACSSTCQRLLDLPSDVFPISLGGDHSISMGTVPGAARGERAGLIWVDAHTDFNTPSSSPSGNIHGMPVAHLVGLGDEHLSSIGGGWRMRPEDIVMIGIRSVDRRERDLVREHGITVYTMKEVDQLGMTRITEETLERFSDLKRVHVSFDADALDPSFAPGVGTPVPGGLTYREAHLLMELLSESGRVTSMDIVEVNPILDAQNQTAHLMVGMAESLLGKRIM
- a CDS encoding YceD family protein — encoded protein: MTNEAPILNVARLLRSQGDVEVSGELSELRYEQGGEERVLRFAEPAKFQLSANTLGGDDMWLSGRFRPTLVLECGRCLRPVETPVGVKVGTLMRYDPSVTEPHLDEGESGEEVFLFGDTNVDLSALLAESTLVEAPAVVLHDPNCKGLCQVCGTDLNDSTCAHEAVVPIEAPGQAHELHLEEDSPFAKLRGLELPDE